The region ACGAAATTTTATATGAAGTGATATTTGAACTCGAAAACATGTGAGCAACTAAGTGTATTTAGATGTCTGGTAtatttgaacgcacaaacacatacataCAAGCATAAATATTTGAATACAAAGCACTTACGTTTGTTAATTCGTATTACAAgtttaaagcttgttgtaataaacgcaagcatattttacgaggttggtgccgctgatggaggcgcgctcctttcgaatgacgattctcagctttgaaaatgcccttttgaAGTacgagtttatcggataaatccgaattgtcaaaaatttgaCCGGCGAGTATTTATCGAaatttttcggatttatccgaaaacacggagccctacgtaTAAGTTATCCTAGTGCGTCAAAGCGGGTTCCGCGGTGCTGAGTTGCCATGCTTTGAACCGCAGTAGTCGGATCACCGAATGTCGGAGAGCTCCAGTGGCAGCGCTCATCGCACTGATTTCAGCAGGCTGCCTTTCTTCGCTGCAGTGGAACGTGCCCCTTTTGATGCTGTCGTGGAAACTCGGCCCTGCACTGGCCATGGGCAACACGGTGGTGGTGAAGCCAGCAGAGCAGACCCCGCTGACAGCACTATTGGTCGCCAGCTACGTGGCCGAGGCCGGTTTTCCCCCTGGCGTGGTCAATGTAGTTCCAGGCTTCGGAGATACAGCCGGCGCCGCCATTTCCAGTCACCCGGATGTAGACAAAGTAGCCTTCACAGGATCCACAGAGGTATCGGACGTTTAAGGCACGTTCATGCTGCCTTGCTGTCTAAGGATCGCACGGCCGAAGGCCTACAcatgcgctgtgtttggctgcgaaAACAAAGAAGTCATGCACATAAGCTTGGGCAAGGTTCTCCTTCCTCCCTATTAAGTCGCTGTATGGGGCagaattcgcccccccccccctgttaggtgactaggggggggggcgcccccggCCCCCCAtcccctgtgcacgcctatggtcatgcATATGGATGCAACGTAattattcgccttttcggtcggtttcaagattgcgatagcgtTCTGCGTTACTGTGCGTGCCCCGCAACTTATTCACCACATTGATATTTAAATAGGCGTTTCTGTATGAAAATTTCGCTGAAAACAACGGGAACGACAGATTCAAAATGCTATCTACGGGCATCTCCATGTGCCTGCTCATTCTGTTATTCCTTTTTTCAGGTGGGTAGACTGATCTTACAGGCTTCCGGCCACTCCAACCTCAAGAAAGTTTCGCTCGAGTTGGGTGGAAAGAGCCCCCTTATCATCTTCCCTGACGCAGATTGTGAGTATTTCCCGATGCTTCCATTGTGTTACAGTGCGTGCCAACACTTTGAAGTATCCCCGTCCTTGAGAAAAGATGGTTTCAAATGATACCGTAGGCCTAATGGACTGAACGCTCTCATTGTGTGCGCGCCCATACACTGTGCATTgcatgcacgttaaaggacctcAGATGGTCAAAATCAATCAAAAGTCCCCGACTACGGCTTGCGTCATAAGTTCATAACGAGATCTtagttatggcacgtaaaacccccgaaTTTGAAAACTGCCGCCGGTATACCTGCTAATAACCCAAGACGAAGACcgaaaaagacagaaaattattaaatgtcaagcatttcttagcgaacctttggcactttgagcgtttctatctacgtatctatctgttaaatgcgaagcatttcttagcaaacctcaggcactttggccgtttctgtctatctatctatctatctatctatctatctatctatctatctatctatctatctatctatctatctatctatctatctatctatctatctatctatctatctatctatctatctatcggcgtacgtctgggcactctcctggtcgtctccataacttgtaatttaccaaaattggcatagtaggggatcagtgtatgaggaacacgattcgctggtcatgacatgaataacgcaaaatacctgttgcgtacgtcttgaaaccctttctctcagtcacatgtggcacatacccgtaaaccagagttaatgttatgcgggtttATGCCACATGtgatagagtctcaaccaacacagtaccgcgaacacacacattgacacgcaaggagagtgataataataataattgttggggtttaatgtccgaaaaccacgatatgatatggcagacgccgtagcgaagggctctggaaattttgaccatcgggtattctttaacgtgtaccaggatcgcacagaacacgggcatctagcattttgcctctagcgaaatgtgaccgccgcggccgggatcgaacccgcgaccttcgggtcagcagccgagcaccttaaccgctacaccaccgcggcggacgcaaggaaagtgaggaaactgaagacagaacacccctggaactcgctcaactaccatgcactcgtccacgtggtccgcaacgtggaccacgtggattacgccaaaaccggcgtcaatgcttcctataataaatctgctgagagagccAGGCTTCTGAtccttaccggtgacttcaaaatCGATTTAAGAAGACCCaaaaacgcttggtccttatactgcgtgaaaaacGGATTGGATGTGgggagggcatcaaaagacactgctgccacgtccacgacaggaggcatcatagatcatttgatcgtaagaggcatccaggatttccaccagctgcactatacctcgcacttcactacactagcctcctcatagccgcgatcacgaacggatccgattcgcaagtccggtccagctgccggttctcactgatcacggtgatgatgaccttgttcaagaacggtcaagaaccccttctacacatacacacgggttcgtgaaacgtgcgtgcgttctccgtcataacggacaagtataagcctTAAAactctgtgactgtaacgtacgtgcagtgcgcctgcgcgtgccactcggctgtacatatatctagggaaacttccCTCAATGaattttagttgcgagtaacgcctctcctgtgcatctatgttccttctttgccctgttcggattcgcgctatccagtattgaagaatataagcactacatatcggcttacggCGTCCGGTGTtattggtaacacccacgttgctgttgtcatcgttacgcaactgtaaacaactggttatataatagatatgcgactcttcaacatatgagtgtgcgtataccacttccatatttctccagcgtcattccgtaacgttttgctgaatgtgaaaaattacgccacagtaaccatcccgcgcatgcttcgcataacatcgattcccacggtacgtgggatctgccatatttctatctagccgcctacgtctgggtgctctcattgtcgcctccttaacttggtgaaaaCCAAAGTTGGTGAGAGGGTAAGCGGATGTGACgagtatgactgtcgggtcatgacatgaataacgtggaaatcctgtcgcgtacgtcggaaaaccctttcctccggacaggtatggcacgtacccgtttaccatgggccgtgctatacgggtatgcgccacagatgattggtAGTTTATATCTACGAAGGAACGGCGACAACAAGCATTGGTAAAAACCGACACccgcagcgttgatccgacgaatgcaaTGAAtaataaagacgatagaagaggcgctccgtgagatatggacgccatctggcaatacgtcgggaaacattgAGTGCTgttttgcgggctggtagtcccggcgcagcagcaggcgaagaccggcggtgaccaacgtgaccggcggggacgccagccagcccgaacacgtggtttggcgtgaagcgctgaagcagaggaaacgtccgcactcaacgagtactctccgcacacttttatttacacgtcgcctgggtaaaacaggaatgccagagcggcgccccatggcattcgtacagtgcaatacagaaccgaaacctaaacacaacaatgagctcgtgcaggagCTCGTGCAGAGCGCACGGGGGAAGGCAcgtttcagcgcaccttaagaaactagggtctttagaattacgtatgtatgtattttctattaaaggaacacagcgcctaatgcttacctagtgatgttgctcctcagatttgcgtaatgtttgctttttgatcgacaatgtacacaagtatgaacctagtcagccgttcaagatggctggcccttgggcaagtggttcaactttggccgagtggctgaatcgagtgacgtgccgacaaacagaaagacagaccaaaatttctccgtttaagtatcccacgAAAGACTAgcgtctttaaaaaaattggccgcgtatctgcgtgcttcgctgcaaatgtcgtctaaagacgatagaagaggcgctgcgtgagatatggacgccatctggcacgtcgggaaacacgagtgctgtgttgcgggctggtagtcccggcgcagcggcaggcgaagaccggcggggaccaacgcgaccggtggggactccggccagcccgaacacgctgtttggcgcgatgcgccgaaggagaagaaacgtccgcactcaacgagtactctccacaaactctcttacttacacgtcgcctgggtaaaacaggaatgccagagcggcgccccctgtcattcgtacaatgcaatactgaaccgaaaccgaaacacaacatgagcttgtgcagagggcacggaggaagacaagtttcagcgcagtcgcattttcagcgcaccttaagaaactagggttgtaacattgtagggcgagtagggccagaaggaccgtcacgacgaaaacctgcctcctcagtcgttttcgcctgtaacgttggtgtggcttcgcgttccctcctccgctcctggcctttccacaaagctactgcctaagtacgaaggcccctaccgcgtcctacgtcaagcatccccagttaactatatgattgagcctgttcaatcatctacggaccgccgtcgtcgcggccgcgagactgttcacgtcgatcgactgaagccgcattatgacccaccagttgtacctgttccttaggtagccaggaggccaggatggcgccttttccgcgggggagtgatttgtaacatggtagggcgcagacaagaacgcctgcgaaagaagacgacgaagacggttgttgttggcgctcgcgcttgctcggcttggaccgctgatcgcttcagctgtggcaatcttttaataaacgcgttactgtctcaacgttaaacgcataccatcaaggtctttaaaattgcgtatctatgtattttctgttaaaggaacacaccgcctaatacatacctagtgatgttgcgcctcagatatgcgtaatgtttgctttttgatcaacaatgtacacaagtatgaacctattcagccgttcacgatggctggcccttgggcaagtggttcaactttggccgagtggctgaatcgagggacgtgccgacaaacagaaagacagacagaaggacagacagaagaacagaccaaaatttctgcgtttaagttccccaagaaagactatcgtctttaaaaattatggctgatccctccgtcataggaatcggtgtataacacgaaaatgaaacgcgtcgtcacagaagtagttgattgcttatagtgcattggtatattagagcttgtacaatgcctattgttgtttggcagatatagcaccgcttgatggggacgcacccaggttgacgcctggcggcacatctccataccgacaactaacgcccatgatcatgatttaaccattgcggtagccGAAGTTGTCAAGGTATACGTGGACGCCACATATGGtgaatcacgcgcaaagatggcatcaacaatcacatatactcgcggacagcttttcttgaagggaaagctacggggggcggagcgtctgcacatgtactgctacgcgaagcagtccggtttggcgcgcgtctcgtaacgccgtggaaagtgatgggtagcgttgcatttcgacgcaaacgctgcttagcgtctagtacaggtaaaaggcgcgactttttgcCGCATGCAAAAACGTacagtgacaacgtataaagtaaaataaatacaaatatctcgcttgtgtgcgctgtgttccgtctcaaagagctacatgtagaaaataaaggagtattttatatttcTCGCGCAGAAAGTACTGACGCAGttttgggactacattcattaacgGTAGGAtatgtgcattgtggctctgtagccttcgcttcattgccaagaaaagtccgcgagtatagtaaaCACTGACACTCGATACGCACTCCCTCAAAGCGTCGTAAAACGcgagaagagaaacgcgacgagcgtcgtgtcttctctctagcctggccttcAGTTCTCaaagggtgagcggggaacgcggtgcgacagccaggcgagcgtcggagagctagttctcgatatgaatggatgctatgagcgaggtttccTCGGTTTCCTCGCTTGGGATAAACCCGCCGCCTTGCGGtgtttaaagcgttgacgaaatttaagttctgttggaaacgcgcctattgcgacggtcgttgcaacggcgcgttgccggaggtaattgcggaggcaaagaagttttttttttcgagcctggtgacacTTATGTCAActccccattataaaggggacgctcatagcttccatccatccatcgaagagcactgtgagaggacaatgtgaaagataaaaggcgcgtacaTGTAGTGTTACGATAGGCTTTAGAGTGCGAGGTGGCCGGCCCCATGATGGGCGCTGACGTCAGTCACGCTTGTCACTCATAAGATTTCCCCTTAGGCCGGCGCTTGAAGGAAGACACGGAGCGCGGCATGTTTCGGGAGCTTAGGCCCGGGGAAAGCGCCCACGCAATGCGGAGGAGAGAAGACTCAGCGCGAAGTTTGACAGCTtcacgttgtgcgcgctgaggtcgtgtgtgcacgatttctttcgcCGCAACGAGATACCGACGGTCGAGAAGATAACTCGAGTTCTCGGAGAGTATGGAACTCCCATCACTAAGGCGGTGTACTGTGCGTCGCCTGCTtaccgagatcggcttcaagcatgAAAAGAGAAGCCGCAACTCGCTGCTTATCGACCGGGATGACATCACCGATTGGCGGAATCGCTACCTCCGTGACGGGGAGCGTTACCGGGCGGAAGGCCGAAAGATCTACCTGGACGAGACATGGATGACGGCGGGACACACACGGTCGATCGTGTGGACAGACACCGTGGTGCAGAAGCGCGGACGCCTGTTAGCTCGAGCAAATGGACTGACAACGGGTCTAAAACAGCCTTCTGGGAAAGGTCAGCGCCTGATCGTGACGCACATCGGCAGCGAGGATGGCTTCGTCGACGGCTGCTTGGATGTATTCCGAGGCCAAAAGACAGGGGACTACCACGCGgaagtggacggcaatcgctttgaGGGCTGGTTCAATGACGTTCTGCAGAAGTTGCCAGCTGGTAGCGTCATTGTTTTAGACAATGCACCTTACCATTGCCGGCGAGAAGAGAAATTGCCGACGACGGCCTGGAAGAAGGAAGAGATACAGGAGTGGCTCACAAACAAGAACGTCACCTACGGTAAAAGGATGATAAAGAAGCAGCTGCTTGAGCTGGTGGCATCTGTAAAGTCATGCTTCTTGAGCTACATCGTAGACAACACAGCTGTAAGGACCAGTTGCATTGTACTCAGGCTCCCGCCGTACCACTGCGAATTTAATCCCATTGAGCTTGTGTGGGCCAAGGTAAAAAATGGCGTCGCTGCGGACATCAGAGACTTCAAGCTGTCCACGGTCGACGCCATCATGAGAGATAAAATCAAGCAGGTAACGGCGCAAGACTGGAGAAAGATCATTGAGCATGTGATGGACTTGGAGGCAAAGTTCAGACTTGACACGTCTGGGAGCGAGCACattcaacccatcatcatccagCTGGGTGGGGATGACATTGAAGAAAGCGACGACGACTGCGAGCTGTCTGGCATTGAGCCACTCGACGAAGGATAGCGGCTTCTTATTAATGAAAAAACAGCCCTTATTAGGGCTACCAGATTTTTGCCGGTGGATTCGCAACAGCGAACCATCCATTCCGTTACCTCTCAAATAAATAAGCAGTTCCATTTATGGCGTATTCCTTTCAAGCTCAGTTCTGATAAGCAACGTCCTGCACACATCGTGCTCGATTTGAGATGTGGCATAGACACATTTCAATGCTGGCATATCTGAACTGAAATACTATTGTTAACCCTCATTATCGTTGGCGAGCTCAAAATGCTCGTTCGGGCAGCCACCGCCTCATAGTGAAATAGCATAGCCGGAGCACGCTTTATGGCTCCGTTAGCTGTCTGCACTGAAAATTGAAGTGTTATCATAGCCAGTGCTGATGAAATAGCAGCAGTCAACACGAAACTGACAGCCACTGTTAGCAGCTTGCATGTCAAAGCACATTCATGTGGTTGCATTGTTTATTTTGGTTATCTTGCTCACAGAAGTAATGCAAATAAGAGAGCAAATATAAAACATCATAAGCTTAGTGAGGCCCAAAGCGCCCATTCAGGCAGCCACCGTCGAGTTTGACGCGCCCCATAGTGAAATAGCAGTAGCCGGAGCACGATTTATAGCTCCGTTAGCAGTCTGCACTGAAACTCGAAGTGGTGTCATAGCCAATTTTTAATTTATTAATCTGACTCGGGTAAATAACGCGAATGCAAGCACAATTATTAACGTGATTAACTTTGCTAGCATGTTTTTGTCATATTTACATAGCGGAAAAGTGCTCAGCAATGTTGAACGTGTTTTAGTGAGTCACTTTGTCCATTACAAGCCGTAGGCAAAGTTACGGACAGATTGAGACAGTGATATCGGTGAAGTAATAAATGGTGAAAGTTGCAAAAGCTCTCATAGCACTGGTTTACTGGACTCCATTCACTAGAAAACTGCGTTTTTAATGATGAGAGCGTCAAGACAGGAAATGATAGCCCACTGCACAATGTTATATGTGTACCACCACATGTGACGGGCAGCGAAACCATCTGTTTATTAAGACTGAATGCAACAACATAGCGAGGTGCTGTTTCACAATATGGCACCCTTTCATGTGCACTTATGGCAAGCTGCCGTATGCACTGATGCATAAACATATTAACAGGGGTAAGAGACGAAGTAACTGTCCAAGCCACGTGATGCTTTTAACATTTTGTATCTGTCAATGTTTCTGTTGTACCAACTGATAGGACTTTCTTTAGTGCAAGTTGGTTAATCACGTTGCGACAACAGCGCAAGAATCAAGGTCAGGATAGTAGGAAAAAACAAAGCAAGATGGCAGACTGAGGAGGCAAGGTAGACGAGAAAGGCTTTAATGACATCGAAGAGGCAAGCCCTGCTATTCACAGGACTTGGTGCTTCGATTGAGAGGAGTTAATGAAATTGTTAAGAAAGATGTGGCTGCAGCATGTTTTGCAAAAACAAACGCAAAAATAAAAGGACAGAAATGGGAATAAACATATACACGCACGGAAGCACTCACATATTCACACACATTCACACAAACGCGAGCGCGAAAACTGAGATCTAAAGTACAAAAAAGGGTAAAAGAACAAATGTACACAAACACGcaagaaaacacgcacacacatttaACGCAGACGCGAGCAGAACTATTAGGAGTCAGTTCACAAGCAGCTGTGCCTTCTTTGTCGTACTTTCTTTAATGTACATATTGGCTCTGTTGCCTTCACTGTCATGAATATTTTAGTAGCGACATATCACGACAATCGAAAAGCAGCGCGAAGGTGTGTTGTGGAAAAGCAAGTCGAGCGCTGGCAGCACAACTTATGTGCGATTGTGTCACAGCAGGCATTCTACAGCTGGCGCGTGCAGTGAGCGAGGAGTTCTAAGCCACACAGCGGCGCGAATTCATGCCAAGCTCCCTTGTAACGACACCAGTGCATCAGTCATAATTTTATATTAGCACTGAGGCTAACATTAGGGAAACACACTCCTCCCAAACGCCTGACCGTTAATAATCTAATGACATTCGCTGAAGTAGCACGTGTTAGTGACTGATTGTTAGCATTGCTGGAAAGCAATCAATCGACGGTGCTACGCAACACTCGAACGACGCTGTTTGACGCTCGGCTATCGTATCACACTGCCGCCACCGATCGGTCATTTGCGCGCTGAGCTGGCAGCAACGAATCTTTGCGTTGGAGCTTGCTTTCGCAAATCTTTTCTGTTGAGAAACTCGTAGGTTGGTTTCATCCGCGCAcgcttttctcatttatcctgatAATGGTTTTGCTCCATCACTTCGCCACGTCCGACGAGAAACGCAGGGGCACAGTACACAAGCACACCCGCCGCTCACACTAGATACCACTTTGGCAAACTCTCCTCGTCGTAACTTAGGAGCAAAGCAAAACACCTTGGAACAAACACGCACGATGTTTGTTTGCAGCGGTATGTCGCCGCGGGATCCTGTTTCCAGACGAAGCTCAGCGCAGCGTCACCGATGTTCGCTGCAATCTTTCTTCGCCGGCTCACGGCTCAGAACAAACACACGCGGCACAAATTGTGCATCGTAACtcacaataaaaattacaccatttcccgctaaagaggaccatgaggcgatgcgaagccggagcacttgcacgatagcgttccgttggcgttcggtgggcacgctaccgacctcgcgtcgtggaacgcgaagaggaacgctacccgcgtcttgtcttccctctagcctggccgttaattctcacagggcgagcggggaacgcggtcgacaggcgtgcgagaggggggcaccgtaggagaggagagagagggggaggggacgcgcatgcgctggtggtcatcgcggcgttgcgcaggagagaatttcggcatgtctagcccgcgtttcagaggtagagtggaaagggggaagggagaggggaagtggagaggggaaggggagagtgtaaagtggagaggggaagaggacaggaggaatgatgagggggagtggagagggtatgcgcatgcgcagtaagggtgtcacgccgcacaccaccaccaccggattgaactccgccataagatacttcgcatctaatatttcCGGCATGACAGACCACCACACACAATTCGAATTCACTCTGAGGAAGGGAGACGCACATAGCTGACGGGATTCGGCCCAGTTCGAAGCGAGGGCGGCCATGTTAGGCATATTCTCCGTCGGCGGgttcaccggccgtccggctcatgacgtcacctgaagtgcgcgcctattggtggaggctcgtatgcatccgcctttgaggggaaaatgctgctgccttctaaagttgtacccgactatagttcaGCTCTGTCATTCACTGCTAGAGCTCCCTCTTCGGCTAGGAACCTGAGTTCACCGTGGTCGACGGAGGACTCGGGCTCCCTATAGCTCTATCAAAAGTGCTCAGGAAGACGTGAAAAATTCCTGACTATTTTCGCGTTGCCGAATTTTTCACACCGTAATTGCGAActgcgtattgtgcggttcggcTGAATGGTTCATTTTTCGACAGTGGACCTGGCCGCTAACCTGGCGCACGAGGCTGTGTTTTGGAACCAGGGCGAGGTCTGCTGCGCTGCCACACGAACCTACGTGCACGTCGATGTGTACGACAAGTTTGTGGCCAAGGCCGTGGAGCTTGCCAAGAAGAGAGTGGTCGGAGACCCATTCGACGATCGGTGCACACAAGGTGCTCAGGTGCGATAAAGCTCAGTGGTAGGCTGTTTTGGAGGCTTATTTTTAATCGTACGCAGATTGATGGCACCCAGCTGGATCGTATCCTTGGCTACATCGGGCTGGGACAAAACGAGGGTGCCAAGCTACGCTGTGGCGGTCGCCGGCTCGGCACACGCGGATTCTTTGTTCAACCGACCGTTTTCTCGGACGTCGAGGACCATATGACCATCGCCAGGTAGTTCTAGAGTGGCGTCGAATATTTTCTCCGCAGTGCTTTCCTAAAAGCCCAGCTTTGGCGATTTTTCATGACGACATAGTAATGACAATTCTACGTTGCCGAGCAAGCCTAATTTTAATTGCGCTGTAAGCACAACAAAAAATGCGAAACTCAATCGAGCAATGCACTTTTATGTGGCGTAATTGAATATACAAGCTAAGAAGGTGCGGAAAGCATAGAGGTCCAGACAGTGCATAGAACGAATTCGGCGAACGCGAAGAAGCAACAGGCGCTGCCGATTTGGGGCTGCTTCGAATCGTAGAACCATATCGTTGGAGCCGACAAACAGTCACAGCCGCGATATAGACGAATCGAACATCTATTAATCGCCGTTCGCACCCGATCCACAGCTATCTGAGCGAGTTCCTGGGCAAAATAAACTAGTTGGCTATCCATAAACACTACAATAGTATGCAGTGCAAAAACAACGAACGCAGAAATTATTATTACATGGCGtgtgcgctatctcggcaggcattagcaaacggctcgtatactcttctatgcgctgtgctctcaacgcgcaGAGACTGCATGAAAACTACTCTACCAGGAGCGGCCGctttctcttacaccagcgttttgtagagttgcgcGAGATCGCATCCAAAAgacttagctgctagccttacttcgtacaagATAAcaatttttttgctatcgcattcattgcttcacccttgcgatGAAACTGTTTTTTTGTGAGGAGCACCGACTACGC is a window of Rhipicephalus sanguineus isolate Rsan-2018 unplaced genomic scaffold, BIME_Rsan_1.4 Seq1210, whole genome shotgun sequence DNA encoding:
- the LOC119376462 gene encoding aldehyde dehydrogenase, mitochondrial (The sequence of the model RefSeq protein was modified relative to this genomic sequence to represent the inferred CDS: added 148 bases not found in genome assembly); this translates as MLSWKLGPALAMGNTVVVKPAEQTPLTALLVASYVAEAGFPPGVVNVVPGFGDTAGAAISSHPDVDKVAFTGSTEVGRLILQASGHSNLKKVSLELGGKSPLIIFPDADLDLAANLAHEAVFWNQGEVCCAATRTYVHVDVYDKFVAKAVELAKKRVVGDPFDDRCTQGAQIDGTQLDRILGYIGLGQNEGAKLRCGGRRLGTRGFFVQPTVFSDVEDHMTIAREEIFGPVQSIFKFKDMDEVIERANATNYGLAAGIITNDLNTATIVAHALEAGTVWINTYFEMGPHTPFGGYKMSGIGREMGEDGITEYTEVKTVVTRIPVKNS